The following coding sequences are from one Xylanivirga thermophila window:
- the amrS gene encoding AmmeMemoRadiSam system radical SAM enzyme translates to MREALFYKRVGDGVECLLCPHRCIIPSGHTGICNERLNTMGRLEPVGYGKVSAIAMDPMEKKPLYHFYPGNNILSVGGVNCNLDCQFCQNWEIAHDTPETVELWPDELVDMALREDAIGIAFTYNEPVIWYEYVLDTMQLSQEQGLKNVLVTNGFINKEPLEMMLPYIDAMNIDVKGYTEEFYRKVCNGSLRYVKNTVALASEGCHVEVTNLVIPGLNDSIEQMMELAKWLADINKNIPLHITRYFPNYKMNMEPTPLDSIQKLYDTAKKYLNYVYMGNIQGRDRNTYCPECNNLLVDRRYDTIILNLEDERCKKCGRKVDIVLK, encoded by the coding sequence ATGAGGGAAGCTTTGTTTTATAAACGGGTAGGGGATGGGGTAGAGTGTCTTCTTTGTCCCCATAGGTGTATTATTCCTTCAGGACATACGGGGATTTGCAATGAGAGATTGAATACAATGGGCAGGTTGGAGCCTGTAGGTTATGGGAAGGTATCTGCCATAGCAATGGATCCAATGGAGAAAAAACCATTGTATCATTTTTATCCAGGTAATAACATATTATCGGTAGGAGGAGTAAATTGCAATCTGGATTGTCAGTTTTGCCAAAACTGGGAGATTGCCCATGATACTCCGGAGACAGTAGAATTATGGCCAGATGAGCTAGTGGATATGGCGTTAAGGGAGGATGCAATAGGCATAGCATTTACGTATAACGAACCGGTTATATGGTATGAATATGTGCTTGATACCATGCAATTGTCGCAAGAACAGGGTCTAAAGAATGTGCTTGTTACCAATGGCTTTATAAATAAGGAGCCCCTTGAGATGATGTTGCCATATATAGATGCCATGAATATAGATGTGAAAGGATATACTGAGGAATTTTACAGGAAGGTATGTAATGGCAGCCTTAGATATGTAAAGAATACGGTAGCACTGGCCAGTGAAGGATGTCATGTAGAGGTTACGAATCTTGTAATACCAGGATTAAACGATAGTATTGAGCAAATGATGGAACTAGCCAAATGGTTGGCGGATATAAATAAAAATATTCCTCTGCACATAACAAGATATTTTCCGAATTATAAGATGAATATGGAGCCTACACCCTTAGATAGCATACAAAAACTATACGATACAGCAAAAAAATATCTAAATTATGTATATATGGGAAATATACAAGGCAGGGATAGAAATACCTATTGCCCTGAGTGTAATAATTTACTCGTGGATAGAAGATATGATACCATTATACTAAATTTAGAAGACGAAAGGTGTAAAAAATGTGGCAGAAAAGTCGATATTGTTTTAAAATAG
- the amrA gene encoding AmmeMemoRadiSam system protein A, which produces MGRILGAYMMPHPPIIIPEIGRGEEKKVEHTIETLDMCAVEIGEMKPDTIILITPHGPAFQDVITILGEHTLSGDFSRFGLPTLSMQFQNDDNLIEGIMDYSKIKDIDCVVLNRKMADAYGMSIELEWGAMVPLYFITRHYKDFRLLHITTPLVSYEDMYRFGAAIQSSVEKGDSDVVIISSGDLSHRLKVDGPYGFHPMGPKLDNEIVKLVGKGDGEGLLNMDKHMIEEGGECGLRAILTVFGALKNYCISPTVLSYQDDFGVGYMVARIGMEDTYVNLAKNAVEAYVLEDRVIKPDKKLPEDMLYKRAAVFVSIKKDGALRGCIGTIAPVRDNIAEEIICNAISAATSDPRFFPVEKSELSHLSYSVDVLSQPEEVESIESLNAEEYGVIVKKGHRRGVLLPNLEGVDTPEEQISIALSKGGIPPEESYAVERFRVIRHGR; this is translated from the coding sequence ATGGGTAGAATTTTAGGTGCTTATATGATGCCTCACCCGCCCATTATAATACCTGAGATAGGCAGAGGAGAAGAGAAAAAGGTAGAGCATACCATAGAGACCCTTGATATGTGTGCAGTTGAGATAGGTGAAATGAAGCCTGACACAATAATACTCATTACGCCTCACGGTCCAGCATTTCAGGATGTTATAACCATATTAGGAGAACATACACTATCGGGAGATTTTTCACGATTTGGGCTTCCAACACTATCGATGCAGTTTCAAAATGACGATAATCTTATAGAGGGTATAATGGATTATAGTAAAATAAAGGACATCGATTGTGTGGTATTGAATCGGAAAATGGCAGATGCATATGGTATGTCTATTGAATTGGAATGGGGAGCAATGGTGCCACTTTATTTTATAACCCGGCATTATAAGGATTTCAGATTGCTCCATATCACTACACCACTTGTTTCCTATGAAGATATGTATAGATTTGGAGCGGCAATACAATCTTCAGTAGAAAAAGGAGATAGTGACGTAGTAATTATATCGAGTGGTGATCTATCCCATAGATTAAAGGTAGATGGACCATATGGATTTCATCCCATGGGTCCGAAGCTGGACAATGAAATAGTAAAACTTGTGGGCAAAGGTGATGGAGAGGGCCTTCTAAATATGGACAAGCATATGATTGAGGAAGGAGGCGAATGTGGGCTAAGGGCTATATTAACCGTTTTTGGAGCATTAAAGAATTATTGCATATCCCCTACAGTATTATCCTATCAGGACGACTTTGGTGTAGGATATATGGTAGCTAGGATAGGGATGGAAGATACATATGTAAATCTAGCCAAAAATGCGGTAGAGGCATATGTGCTTGAGGATAGGGTCATAAAACCTGATAAAAAGCTTCCAGAAGATATGCTATATAAACGGGCTGCCGTATTTGTATCTATAAAGAAAGACGGTGCACTTCGGGGATGTATAGGGACGATAGCTCCTGTAAGAGACAATATAGCCGAGGAGATTATATGTAATGCCATAAGTGCTGCTACCAGCGATCCACGATTTTTTCCCGTAGAAAAATCAGAACTTTCCCATTTGTCATATTCAGTAGATGTATTGAGCCAGCCGGAAGAAGTTGAATCGATAGAATCGCTAAACGCAGAGGAGTATGGCGTTATAGTAAAAAAAGGGCATAGAAGGGGAGTATTGCTGCCCAATCTTGAAGGTGTTGATACGCCGGAGGAGCAGATAAGCATTGCATTGAGCAAGGGAGGCATACCTCCGGAAGAATCATATGCCGTAGAAAGGTTTAGGGTAATAAGGCATGGGAGATAG
- the cwlD gene encoding N-acetylmuramoyl-L-alanine amidase CwlD: protein MKVFFIKRRWLFLFWMLLGVLLIGMYILKIIDDQSIATFASPIRGRIIVIDPGHGGIDPGAVSKNGTKEDSINLSISNKLKAYFEKENAKVIMTRTDEDGVYDSLGNLIRKKGQDMQRRIDIISNSNADAVISIHLNYFSQSQYYGGQTFYMKGSAEGEKLAMCIQSKLIEVLGRGNKREAKPVDNLRILKAGAAPSVLVECGFLSNPEEEQLLKDPKYQEQVAWAIYSGIVDYFAQSR from the coding sequence ATGAAGGTGTTTTTTATAAAGAGGCGGTGGCTTTTTCTTTTCTGGATGCTTCTAGGTGTCCTGCTTATAGGTATGTACATATTAAAAATCATAGATGACCAATCAATTGCTACATTTGCATCCCCCATAAGGGGTAGGATAATAGTAATAGACCCTGGACATGGTGGTATAGATCCTGGAGCAGTAAGTAAAAACGGTACAAAGGAGGATTCCATAAATCTCTCTATATCTAACAAGCTTAAAGCATATTTTGAAAAAGAAAATGCAAAGGTGATAATGACTCGCACAGATGAGGATGGGGTATATGATTCATTGGGTAATTTAATAAGGAAAAAAGGGCAGGATATGCAGCGGCGCATTGATATCATATCTAATAGCAATGCTGATGCAGTTATAAGCATACATCTAAATTATTTTTCACAGTCACAGTACTATGGGGGTCAAACCTTTTATATGAAGGGGAGCGCTGAAGGGGAAAAACTTGCAATGTGTATACAGTCAAAGCTTATAGAGGTACTGGGCAGGGGTAATAAAAGGGAGGCAAAACCTGTGGATAATCTGCGCATACTAAAGGCGGGAGCCGCTCCTAGCGTCTTAGTAGAATGTGGATTTTTATCCAATCCGGAAGAGGAACAGTTGCTGAAAGACCCTAAATATCAGGAACAGGTAGCCTGGGCTATATACAGTGGTATTGTGGATTATTTTGCCCAGTCGAGATAA
- a CDS encoding prepilin peptidase, whose product MAVLIFILGSIIGSFFNVCIYRIPRDESISYPPSHCTVCTHRLMPLDMVPILSYIFLKGRCRYCGEHISIQYPLVEALTGGLYLALYLKFGIGIELLFYGILISILIIISVIDIHHAIIPPSLIIIGMVSAVIFNLIGWGRPFLDSIYGCLAGAGVILLMDILSLLLFKKQGMGGGDVKLMGMVGLFMGLRYVLLSILFSIYIGGITFLILIIAGKIKKGSYIPFGPFLSLGTLVSLFLGAQIIMWYTSKFF is encoded by the coding sequence GTGGCGGTTTTAATCTTTATACTGGGGAGCATTATAGGCAGCTTTTTCAATGTATGTATATATCGCATACCAAGGGATGAGTCCATCTCATATCCACCATCCCATTGTACAGTATGCACTCATAGGCTTATGCCCCTTGATATGGTGCCTATACTAAGCTATATATTTTTAAAGGGGCGATGCAGGTATTGCGGTGAGCATATTTCAATTCAATATCCACTAGTGGAAGCCCTAACGGGAGGGCTTTATCTTGCACTTTATTTAAAGTTTGGGATAGGTATAGAGCTTTTATTCTATGGTATACTCATATCTATCCTTATAATAATTTCAGTTATAGACATACATCATGCCATAATTCCCCCATCCCTTATCATAATTGGCATGGTATCTGCCGTGATATTTAATCTCATAGGATGGGGCAGGCCTTTTTTAGACAGCATATATGGATGTTTGGCGGGAGCAGGAGTGATACTTTTAATGGATATTCTATCCCTTTTATTGTTTAAAAAGCAGGGGATGGGGGGCGGAGATGTAAAGCTTATGGGTATGGTAGGTCTTTTTATGGGGCTTAGGTATGTGCTTTTATCTATTTTATTTTCAATATACATAGGTGGTATTACATTTCTCATACTTATAATCGCCGGGAAGATAAAAAAAGGATCATATATACCATTTGGCCCATTTTTATCACTGGGTACTTTGGTAAGCCTCTTTTTAGGGGCTCAGATAATAATGTGGTATACATCAAAGTTTTTTTAA
- a CDS encoding type II secretion system protein, whose translation MYKENNQKRENKKNKGFTLVELMVVIGIIAILTAIAIPVYNNAQTKAAQTAHEANIRVLEGAAMTAIASEGVPKAPVTWNSNESATTEGGYKAGDYVKDWPEVPNGLKAKSTGTDGKEKTEPVTGTYTVTIDTDGKITVNVVQKSSNPS comes from the coding sequence ATGTATAAAGAGAATAATCAGAAGAGAGAAAACAAAAAGAATAAGGGCTTTACCCTAGTAGAGCTTATGGTGGTAATAGGTATCATTGCCATATTGACTGCTATTGCAATACCGGTGTATAACAATGCCCAAACAAAGGCTGCCCAAACTGCCCATGAGGCAAACATAAGGGTATTAGAGGGTGCAGCTATGACTGCCATAGCATCTGAGGGAGTACCGAAAGCGCCAGTTACATGGAATAGTAATGAAAGTGCAACAACGGAAGGTGGGTACAAAGCGGGAGATTATGTAAAAGATTGGCCTGAAGTGCCCAATGGACTAAAAGCTAAAAGTACAGGTACCGATGGGAAAGAAAAAACTGAGCCTGTAACTGGAACATATACAGTTACTATCGATACTGATGGAAAAATAACTGTTAATGTGGTTCAAAAATCTAGTAATCCATCATAA
- a CDS encoding prepilin-type N-terminal cleavage/methylation domain-containing protein: MDKKGFTLVELILAMSLLSIILVLILNFTHFTVSNYKYATVQSYALQSANNALYTIEDDVRQARSPRENEHAIEILDAGKGLKVYLTVPNTASYYTVLYKLDRGNLIREEDGDYDNQKIVARDIANKDDEPVFSLSASKSGKQIIAVHMLIKEDKHSKPVDISTQISMRVNMKVKP, from the coding sequence ATGGATAAAAAAGGTTTTACACTGGTTGAGCTTATACTGGCCATGTCTTTGCTGTCAATAATTTTAGTACTTATACTCAATTTTACTCATTTTACCGTATCAAACTACAAATATGCTACAGTACAGTCCTATGCTTTGCAGTCTGCTAACAATGCCCTCTATACAATAGAGGATGATGTAAGACAGGCAAGGAGCCCTAGGGAAAATGAGCATGCCATTGAGATATTGGATGCGGGAAAGGGGCTTAAGGTATATTTAACTGTTCCTAATACCGCTTCATATTACACAGTCCTATACAAGTTGGATAGGGGAAATTTAATAAGAGAAGAGGATGGCGACTATGATAATCAAAAAATAGTTGCTAGGGACATAGCCAATAAGGATGATGAACCTGTGTTTTCCCTATCAGCATCTAAAAGTGGTAAACAGATTATAGCAGTTCATATGTTGATAAAAGAGGATAAACATAGTAAGCCTGTGGATATTTCTACACAGATATCGATGCGGGTGAATATGAAGGTGAAACCATGA
- a CDS encoding type II secretion system protein: MKKGSEGFTMVELVIAMSIFFIVATALIPLFAFAAKQSNKNRLDVVAHNLANSQMEYIRSLPYDKVGVVDSNPSGIIDGEMAKSIDGVEYRVDTQVDWVDDPADGLNEKDPIPYDYKRIIVTVSCLNPYTKKLEKLASLASNISLEGEETLCDGGNLRITVCHAWKSVGNSNIQPIKGIKVELFKTNEEDIFHQVLYTNDNGKVLFAGLDEDIYTIKVDAESMGYMIHPQQVFKNYQITEGGTVDDRIEVEKPCSIQIHIYDNENKKVSSGSAILDTPFGSKVSKKIENGFVKMDKLWPVGGGEQGGAYNLNIIASGFLSYDLRQDKAAPWNGFFDFPGQVKDIDIYLKRANACIKVVGNNNPVPGAEVDIYRKGINSAKDECIIKGAETLDDGCIRIGLDDSEYIDEGENGYYYVNVKADGYEKIVGDEHRFRVQDGIQLDMDGHSISEYVVELVPNKAGASLAVIVTDGYGWPINGLPILIERYKSWDGDKSDFSAQTITGIYGSPGYAIFNDLPPGKYKIYRPKSYWYGDKWKLEANIEIQGGQNTVYIEIKNR; the protein is encoded by the coding sequence ATGAAAAAAGGCAGTGAAGGGTTTACTATGGTAGAATTAGTGATAGCCATGTCCATATTTTTTATAGTTGCAACGGCTTTAATTCCACTATTTGCATTTGCTGCAAAACAGTCCAATAAAAACCGACTTGATGTGGTTGCACATAATCTGGCAAACAGTCAGATGGAATATATCCGCTCCCTTCCATATGATAAAGTGGGGGTGGTAGACTCAAACCCTAGCGGCATTATAGATGGAGAGATGGCAAAGTCCATAGATGGGGTTGAGTATAGGGTTGATACTCAGGTAGATTGGGTAGATGATCCGGCTGATGGTTTAAATGAAAAGGATCCGATTCCATATGACTATAAGCGGATTATTGTAACGGTAAGCTGTTTAAATCCTTATACTAAGAAGCTGGAGAAACTCGCCAGCCTTGCCTCAAATATATCTCTAGAAGGTGAAGAGACGCTCTGTGATGGAGGCAACCTCCGCATAACAGTGTGCCATGCATGGAAAAGTGTTGGAAACAGCAATATACAGCCTATTAAGGGCATTAAAGTGGAGTTGTTTAAGACCAATGAAGAGGACATATTTCATCAGGTGCTATATACCAATGATAACGGTAAGGTATTGTTTGCGGGATTGGATGAGGATATATATACGATAAAAGTGGATGCGGAGTCAATGGGATATATGATTCATCCACAGCAGGTCTTTAAAAACTATCAAATAACTGAGGGGGGTACCGTAGATGATAGGATAGAGGTGGAGAAACCCTGCAGCATACAGATACATATATACGATAATGAGAATAAAAAGGTATCAAGTGGTAGTGCTATTTTAGATACACCGTTTGGCTCAAAGGTTTCTAAGAAGATTGAAAATGGGTTTGTTAAAATGGATAAATTATGGCCGGTTGGTGGGGGAGAACAGGGTGGTGCCTATAACCTAAATATAATAGCCAGTGGATTTCTGTCATATGACCTTAGACAAGATAAGGCTGCGCCATGGAATGGTTTTTTTGATTTTCCAGGTCAGGTAAAGGATATAGATATATATCTAAAAAGGGCAAATGCTTGCATAAAAGTAGTAGGAAATAATAACCCGGTACCAGGTGCAGAGGTGGATATATACAGAAAGGGAATAAATAGTGCTAAAGACGAATGTATAATAAAAGGTGCTGAAACTTTGGATGATGGATGTATAAGGATTGGGCTGGATGATAGTGAATACATAGATGAGGGCGAAAATGGGTATTATTATGTGAATGTAAAAGCAGATGGTTATGAAAAGATTGTAGGGGATGAACATAGATTTAGAGTACAGGATGGGATACAATTGGATATGGATGGACATTCCATATCCGAATACGTAGTAGAGCTTGTTCCAAATAAAGCCGGTGCATCTTTGGCCGTTATAGTAACGGATGGGTACGGGTGGCCTATAAACGGTTTACCAATACTTATTGAACGTTATAAGAGTTGGGATGGAGATAAATCTGATTTTTCGGCCCAAACCATTACAGGGATATATGGCTCTCCAGGATATGCGATTTTTAATGATTTGCCTCCGGGAAAGTACAAAATATATCGACCCAAGAGCTATTGGTACGGTGATAAGTGGAAGTTGGAAGCCAATATAGAGATACAGGGTGGACAGAATACAGTGTATATCGAGATAAAGAATAGGTGA
- a CDS encoding GspE/PulE family protein, translating into MEISYIGEYLKNNHIITDKQLKRALETQKKGLEVGRRVRLGQLLVDMGYCTEEQVARALAHISGVPFISLNDLSIDKNAVGLLSAELAAQYQALPIRFNGQYLQVAMLNPSDVIAVDDLRILTGYDIEPVVIADSDLKAAIHNFSLSEAKGESNGRGEEYENIKSTAYSFLYGNSSMDVVDYDDMDIKQDMGSEKPAVQLANQIFVQAVHASASDIHIEPQEKDMRVRFRIDGVMQEAMRQPKEIHPSLVSRLKVMGNMDIAERRIPQDGRMSIKVDDKIIDVRVASLPTAYGEKLTMRLLERNSKLITLEELGFPKNQLGHYRDIIGFPYGFILVTGPTGSGKSTTLYSTLVELNSEDRNIITIEDPIERRLEGLNQIQVNTRAGMTFASGLRSILRSDPDIIMVGEIRDEETARIAVESALTGHLVLSTLHTNDAAGAVTRLNDMGIEPYLTASSLVGVVAQRLVRVLCPLCKSSYTLTRHEILNSVPDFPMGDDEDSINLYKPKGCLHCNYTGYKGRMGIFEVLRMTDEIEHLILNRGSAFEIKDRAIGCGMVPLRQDGLDKVRRGITSLEECLRVIV; encoded by the coding sequence ATGGAGATAAGCTATATAGGTGAGTACCTAAAGAATAATCATATAATTACAGATAAACAGTTAAAAAGGGCTCTGGAGACTCAAAAAAAGGGTTTAGAAGTTGGAAGACGGGTAAGGCTGGGTCAGTTATTGGTAGATATGGGATATTGCACAGAAGAACAGGTAGCCCGGGCGTTGGCACATATATCCGGTGTACCCTTTATATCGCTAAATGATCTATCCATAGATAAAAATGCTGTCGGACTGTTATCTGCTGAACTGGCTGCCCAATATCAGGCATTGCCCATACGTTTTAATGGTCAGTATTTGCAGGTTGCTATGCTAAATCCTAGTGATGTGATAGCAGTAGATGATCTTAGGATATTGACAGGTTATGATATAGAACCTGTGGTAATAGCCGATAGCGATTTAAAGGCAGCTATTCATAATTTTTCACTATCAGAGGCTAAAGGGGAGTCTAACGGGCGGGGTGAAGAATATGAAAATATTAAATCTACTGCCTATTCATTTTTATATGGGAATAGTTCCATGGATGTTGTGGATTATGACGATATGGATATTAAACAGGATATGGGTAGTGAAAAACCTGCAGTGCAGCTTGCAAATCAGATATTTGTGCAGGCGGTGCATGCTTCTGCAAGCGATATACATATAGAGCCCCAGGAAAAGGATATGCGTGTGCGTTTCCGCATAGATGGAGTGATGCAGGAGGCTATGCGTCAGCCCAAGGAGATACACCCATCTTTAGTTTCAAGGCTAAAGGTAATGGGAAATATGGATATAGCTGAAAGGCGTATACCTCAGGATGGCAGAATGAGTATAAAGGTAGATGACAAGATTATAGATGTGAGGGTTGCTTCACTTCCTACAGCCTATGGAGAAAAGCTTACCATGCGGCTTTTAGAGCGTAATTCAAAGCTTATTACACTAGAAGAGCTGGGGTTTCCTAAAAATCAACTTGGACATTATAGGGATATAATAGGATTTCCATATGGATTTATACTAGTTACAGGGCCCACTGGGAGCGGTAAGAGCACGACCCTTTATTCCACGCTTGTGGAGCTTAATTCGGAAGATAGGAATATAATCACCATAGAGGATCCAATAGAGAGGCGCCTTGAGGGGTTGAACCAAATACAGGTAAATACCCGTGCCGGTATGACATTTGCATCAGGACTCAGATCCATTCTAAGGAGCGATCCTGATATTATAATGGTAGGTGAGATAAGGGACGAGGAAACGGCCAGAATAGCAGTAGAATCTGCATTGACTGGACACTTGGTACTTTCAACACTTCATACTAACGATGCAGCAGGTGCCGTTACCAGATTAAATGATATGGGGATAGAGCCATATCTTACTGCTTCATCATTAGTTGGAGTAGTGGCTCAAAGGCTTGTAAGGGTTTTATGTCCCCTTTGCAAGTCAAGCTATACACTAACCAGACATGAGATTCTAAATAGCGTGCCTGATTTTCCCATGGGAGATGATGAGGATAGTATAAATCTATATAAGCCCAAAGGCTGTCTGCATTGTAATTATACAGGATATAAGGGGAGAATGGGCATATTTGAAGTATTAAGAATGACGGATGAAATTGAACATCTTATACTTAATAGGGGTTCTGCCTTTGAAATAAAGGACAGGGCAATAGGGTGTGGTATGGTACCATTGAGGCAGGATGGCCTTGATAAGGTAAGAAGGGGTATAACCTCCCTTGAGGAGTGTCTAAGGGTGATAGTATGA
- the pilO gene encoding type 4a pilus biogenesis protein PilO translates to MKMVNKSVSNQILLVLLIITVTCFAIIVYLEYKNIGDIQYKITMAQDDLLKSQVRLQVLNKLKEDYPQFEQKLALYGRLIPDTPDEQDIIKDMDRLLNASGARLKHISFDGSEPSEGFVAMPMSITIDANYFSLLNFLDALDGYNRLIRIDSISMGRQSDTSELNVNMSCRAFYRQENSDKQGDN, encoded by the coding sequence ATGAAGATGGTAAATAAATCGGTATCCAATCAAATTTTATTGGTTTTACTTATCATTACAGTGACATGTTTTGCAATTATAGTATATTTAGAATATAAAAATATAGGGGATATACAGTATAAAATTACTATGGCTCAAGACGATTTACTAAAATCACAGGTAAGGCTTCAGGTATTAAACAAGCTAAAGGAAGATTATCCTCAATTTGAGCAAAAATTAGCACTATATGGGAGATTGATACCAGATACGCCTGACGAACAGGATATTATAAAAGATATGGATAGGCTTTTAAATGCATCTGGGGCACGTCTTAAACATATAAGTTTTGACGGTAGTGAGCCGTCGGAAGGCTTTGTAGCGATGCCCATGAGCATTACAATAGATGCTAATTATTTTTCCCTACTGAATTTTTTAGATGCGTTAGATGGATATAACAGGCTGATAAGGATTGATAGTATTTCAATGGGACGGCAATCTGATACGAGTGAGCTCAATGTGAATATGTCATGCAGAGCCTTTTATAGGCAGGAAAATTCGGATAAACAGGGTGATAATTGA
- a CDS encoding PilN domain-containing protein, whose translation MIPLKDNISLLPQEIRLEQHKKYIQRIYIIAIIIAFLIGIAALSIMKVYEVSLKLENDRLEQQKGIMEQQINKMGQYETAKRDMDMLESTIKKAGDPRIDWKKIMGEVGYCTPYGVWLDGMDGSFSDEGNITIRGFSHSHGAVSEFIDQLKTSVLWEDVSCEFSDYTNMDDQGIVQFEIRAILKAGDRDEDGK comes from the coding sequence ATGATACCCCTTAAAGACAATATTAGTCTTTTGCCACAGGAAATAAGGTTAGAGCAACACAAAAAGTATATTCAAAGGATATATATAATAGCAATAATTATAGCGTTTTTAATAGGGATAGCTGCTTTATCAATTATGAAGGTATATGAAGTGTCATTAAAGCTTGAGAATGACAGATTGGAGCAGCAAAAGGGCATAATGGAGCAACAGATAAATAAAATGGGACAATATGAAACGGCTAAGAGAGATATGGATATGCTCGAAAGCACCATAAAGAAAGCAGGAGATCCTAGAATAGATTGGAAGAAAATCATGGGAGAAGTAGGATACTGCACGCCATATGGTGTGTGGCTAGATGGGATGGATGGAAGTTTTTCTGATGAAGGAAATATCACTATACGGGGTTTTTCCCATAGCCATGGGGCGGTATCAGAATTTATCGATCAATTAAAAACAAGCGTTCTATGGGAAGATGTATCGTGTGAATTTTCCGATTATACGAATATGGATGACCAAGGGATTGTACAATTTGAAATAAGGGCTATATTAAAGGCGGGCGATAGGGATGAAGATGGTAAATAA
- the pilM gene encoding type IV pilus biogenesis protein PilM produces MRVLRRKAIGVVVYDHIIRAVSFEKVQKKPVCRGEFEYPLPDGAVKDGIILDVYKVSEGIKGMWSKYKLGKDNIILGISNSGVIARFAYFPDLPEDKLAGFVKYQAQEYIPMPVEDVVLDYIIVDRKKGEQGEQLEALMVAASKKMVNDFIVAFSESGLDISDIDYLPIALLRMLPLEAQNSGVAMVHLFDGNGAILIIQNGIPRLARHFSVNAPSNIEPDKGMHKEISEVVSSIKYYQTHSQSVDIQKVFLCGQPRCVNDTIAPLESALSIPVVPLKSAYNTAVETSLALRGIGL; encoded by the coding sequence ATGAGAGTTTTACGCAGGAAGGCTATAGGTGTTGTTGTATATGATCATATAATAAGGGCTGTATCCTTTGAAAAGGTACAGAAAAAGCCAGTATGTAGGGGTGAATTTGAGTATCCCTTGCCTGATGGGGCAGTAAAAGATGGCATAATATTGGATGTCTATAAGGTTTCAGAAGGGATAAAGGGCATGTGGTCTAAGTATAAACTAGGCAAGGATAATATAATACTTGGCATATCGAACAGTGGCGTGATTGCAAGATTTGCATATTTCCCTGATCTTCCTGAGGACAAGTTGGCAGGCTTTGTAAAATATCAAGCTCAGGAGTATATTCCTATGCCTGTAGAGGATGTGGTATTAGATTATATAATAGTGGACCGAAAAAAGGGCGAGCAGGGTGAACAGCTGGAGGCTTTGATGGTGGCTGCATCTAAAAAGATGGTGAATGATTTCATAGTAGCTTTTTCAGAGTCAGGGTTAGATATATCCGATATTGATTATCTACCCATTGCACTTTTAAGAATGTTGCCTCTGGAGGCACAAAATAGTGGCGTGGCGATGGTTCATCTCTTCGACGGGAATGGAGCTATACTTATTATCCAAAATGGCATACCCCGTCTTGCAAGGCATTTTTCTGTAAATGCTCCTTCGAATATTGAACCAGATAAAGGAATGCACAAGGAAATATCTGAGGTAGTGTCCTCCATAAAATATTACCAGACCCATTCTCAATCAGTTGATATACAGAAGGTGTTTTTATGCGGTCAACCGCGATGTGTAAATGATACTATAGCGCCTCTTGAAAGTGCCCTATCCATTCCAGTAGTTCCATTAAAATCTGCATATAATACGGCGGTGGAGACCAGTTTGGCTTTGAGGGGGATTGGCTTATGA